From a single Serratia surfactantfaciens genomic region:
- the proP gene encoding glycine betaine/L-proline transporter ProP has product MKLRKKRHKPMHINDITIIDDSKLKKAITAAALGNAMEWFDFGVYGFVAYALGQVFFPGASPGVQMIAALATFSVPFLVRPLGGLFFGAMGDKFGRQKVLSVTIIIMAVSTFCIGLIPSYASIGIWAPILLLLAKLAQGFSVGGEYSGAAIFVAEYSPDRKRGFMGSWLDFGSIAGFVMGAGVVVLISSIVGEANFLDWGWRIPFFIAAPLGLIGLYLRHALEETPAFQQHVDKMEKEDRNAIENPPKTSFKEIAAKHWKSLLVCVGIVISTNVTYYMLLTYMPSYLSHNLHYSEDHGVLIIIAIMIGMLFVQPVIGLTSDRIGRKPFIIGGSIGLLALAIPCFILINSNVIGLIFVGLLVLAVLLNSFTGVMASILPAMFPTHIRYSALAISFNISVLIAGATPTAAAWLVEATGNLYMPAYYLMVVAVIGLITGLYMKETANKPLRGATPAASDRTEAKELLQETYDNIEQKVEDINAQIAELEKKKQILIDQHPKLD; this is encoded by the coding sequence ATGAAGTTAAGAAAAAAACGACATAAACCGATGCACATTAACGACATCACCATCATCGATGACAGCAAACTCAAGAAGGCGATCACCGCGGCGGCCCTGGGCAACGCGATGGAGTGGTTCGACTTCGGCGTATACGGCTTTGTCGCCTATGCGCTTGGCCAGGTCTTCTTCCCCGGCGCCTCTCCCGGCGTACAAATGATCGCCGCGCTGGCGACCTTCTCCGTGCCCTTCCTGGTGCGTCCGCTCGGTGGTCTGTTCTTCGGCGCCATGGGCGACAAGTTCGGCCGGCAAAAAGTTCTCTCGGTCACCATTATCATCATGGCGGTCAGCACCTTCTGTATCGGCCTGATCCCGTCCTATGCGTCGATCGGCATCTGGGCGCCGATCCTGCTGCTGCTGGCCAAGCTGGCACAGGGCTTCTCCGTCGGCGGTGAATATTCCGGTGCGGCGATCTTCGTCGCCGAGTACTCGCCGGACCGCAAACGCGGCTTTATGGGCAGCTGGCTGGACTTCGGCTCCATCGCCGGCTTTGTGATGGGTGCCGGCGTGGTGGTGCTGATCTCCAGCATCGTCGGTGAAGCCAACTTCCTCGACTGGGGCTGGCGTATCCCGTTCTTCATCGCCGCACCGCTGGGCCTGATCGGTCTCTATCTGCGCCATGCGCTGGAAGAAACCCCGGCGTTCCAGCAGCACGTGGACAAGATGGAGAAAGAGGACCGCAACGCCATCGAAAATCCGCCGAAAACCTCGTTCAAAGAGATCGCGGCCAAACATTGGAAAAGTTTGCTGGTGTGTGTCGGTATCGTGATCTCCACCAACGTGACCTATTACATGCTGCTGACCTACATGCCGAGCTACCTGTCGCATAACCTGCACTACTCGGAAGATCACGGCGTTCTGATCATTATCGCCATCATGATCGGCATGCTGTTCGTGCAGCCGGTCATCGGCCTGACCAGCGACCGCATCGGCCGCAAGCCGTTCATTATCGGCGGCAGCATTGGCCTGTTGGCGCTGGCGATCCCGTGCTTCATTCTGATCAACAGCAACGTGATTGGCCTGATCTTCGTCGGCCTGCTGGTGCTGGCGGTGCTGCTCAACTCCTTCACCGGGGTGATGGCGTCCATTCTGCCGGCGATGTTCCCAACGCACATCCGCTACAGCGCGCTGGCGATTTCGTTCAACATTTCGGTGCTGATCGCCGGTGCAACGCCAACCGCTGCCGCCTGGTTGGTGGAGGCGACCGGCAACCTGTACATGCCGGCCTACTACCTGATGGTTGTGGCGGTAATCGGTCTTATCACCGGTCTGTACATGAAAGAAACTGCCAACAAGCCACTACGCGGCGCGACGCCGGCGGCATCTGACCGTACCGAAGCGAAAGAGCTGCTGCAGGAGACCTACGACAACATCGAACAGAAAGTCGAGGACATCAACGCGCAGATCGCCGAACTGGAAAAGAAAAAGCAGATCCTGATCGACCAGCATCCCAAGCTGGACTGA